A window from gamma proteobacterium SS-5 encodes these proteins:
- the carA gene encoding glutamine-hydrolyzing carbamoyl-phosphate synthase small subunit, translating to MSTPAILVLEDGSVFQGESIGCEGHALGEVVFNTALTGYQEILTDPSYSRQIVTLTYPHIGNTGCTEEDEEAPGIQAAGLVIRDLPLLHSNWRSQKSLPEYLVEQGIVAIADIDTRRLTRILREKGAQNGCVMAGAIDQDQALELARSFPGLKGMDLAREVSTAAPYEWRSGSWSLEGGHPPQAEDLPLHVVAYDYGVKRNILRMLVDRGCRLTLVPAQTPAAEVLALKPDGVFLSNGPGDPAPCDYAIEAIREIVDSGMPTFGICLGHQLLALASGAQTLKMKFGHHGANHPVQDLATGQVMISSQNHGFAVDEASLPTNLKATHKSLFDGSLQGIQRTDKPAFSFQGHPEASPGPHDVAPVFDRFIALMRDSGLGTK from the coding sequence GTGAGCACGCCTGCGATTTTGGTCCTTGAGGACGGTTCGGTTTTTCAAGGAGAATCCATTGGTTGCGAGGGCCATGCCCTGGGCGAGGTGGTGTTCAATACCGCCCTCACCGGCTATCAGGAAATCCTTACCGACCCCTCCTACAGCCGCCAGATCGTCACCCTGACCTATCCGCACATCGGCAACACCGGCTGCACGGAGGAAGACGAGGAGGCCCCCGGCATCCAGGCCGCCGGTCTGGTGATCCGCGATCTGCCCCTGCTGCACAGCAACTGGCGCAGTCAGAAGTCTCTGCCTGAGTATCTGGTTGAGCAGGGCATAGTCGCCATCGCCGACATAGACACCCGCCGCCTGACCCGCATCCTGCGCGAGAAGGGGGCCCAGAATGGATGCGTGATGGCCGGGGCGATTGATCAGGATCAGGCCCTGGAGCTGGCGCGCAGCTTCCCCGGCCTCAAGGGCATGGATCTGGCCCGCGAGGTCAGCACCGCCGCGCCCTATGAGTGGCGCAGCGGCAGCTGGAGCCTGGAGGGCGGCCATCCGCCGCAGGCAGAGGATCTGCCGCTGCATGTGGTGGCCTACGATTACGGCGTCAAGCGCAACATCCTGCGTATGCTGGTGGATCGCGGCTGCCGCCTCACCCTGGTACCAGCCCAGACCCCCGCCGCCGAGGTGCTGGCGCTCAAGCCCGATGGCGTCTTTCTCTCCAACGGCCCCGGTGACCCGGCGCCTTGTGACTATGCCATAGAGGCCATTCGCGAGATTGTCGATAGTGGGATGCCCACCTTCGGCATCTGCCTCGGCCATCAGCTGCTGGCCCTGGCCAGCGGTGCCCAGACGTTGAAGATGAAATTCGGCCACCACGGCGCCAACCACCCGGTGCAGGACCTGGCCACGGGCCAGGTGATGATCAGCAGCCAGAATCACGGCTTCGCCGTCGATGAGGCCAGCCTGCCGACCAACCTCAAGGCCACCCATAAGTCACTGTTCGACGGCAGCCTGCAGGGCATCCAGCGCACCGACAAACCGGCCTTCAGCTTCCAGGGCCACCCCGAAGCCAGCCCAGGCCCCCACGATGTAGCGCCGGTGTTTGATCGGTTTATTGCTTTAATGCGGGACTCGGGACTCGGGACCAAATAA